Proteins from a genomic interval of Undibacterium parvum:
- a CDS encoding MmcQ/YjbR family DNA-binding protein, which produces MNTKQLKDYCSSLPQVECAVFSAPSNILVYSVLGKKFAYFKTSAPEQWRFSLRVTPERFLELTDQAGIKPARYMHRFHWVSIVAVASVDPDYLRELIDWSYAKACSTLSKKVQKQLAATTPK; this is translated from the coding sequence ATGAATACAAAACAGCTTAAAGACTATTGCAGCAGCTTGCCACAGGTAGAGTGTGCCGTATTTTCTGCCCCCTCGAATATTTTGGTGTACTCGGTACTGGGCAAAAAATTTGCCTATTTTAAGACTAGCGCACCCGAGCAATGGCGCTTTAGCTTGCGCGTGACGCCCGAGCGTTTCCTCGAACTGACCGACCAGGCTGGCATTAAACCGGCGCGGTATATGCACAGATTTCATTGGGTCAGTATCGTTGCGGTCGCCAGTGTCGATCCTGATTATTTGCGCGAGCTGATAGACTGGTCGTACGCTAAGGCTTGCAGTACTCTGAGTAAAAAAGTGCAAAAGCAGCTTGCGGCCACCACACCAAAATGA
- a CDS encoding chromate transporter, with the protein MPKPAVAPHPQPTSLADLFISFTLLALQGFGGVLAIVQRELVEKKRWLTKEEFIEDWAVAQIMPGPNVVNLSMMIGSRYFGLPGALAALAGMLSLPLLIVLLVALLYAQVATHPGVAGALRGMSAVTAGMIIATALKLAPALNNNPLGWRSCLLFSALCFVSIGWLRIPLIYVLISLGGAACCLAYRKLGA; encoded by the coding sequence ATGCCAAAACCTGCCGTTGCCCCCCATCCTCAGCCAACATCGTTGGCGGATTTATTTATCTCTTTCACCTTATTAGCGCTACAAGGTTTTGGCGGCGTACTGGCGATAGTCCAGCGCGAACTGGTTGAGAAAAAACGCTGGTTGACGAAAGAAGAATTCATAGAGGACTGGGCGGTTGCGCAAATCATGCCCGGCCCGAATGTGGTCAATCTATCGATGATGATAGGCAGCCGTTACTTCGGTTTGCCGGGCGCGCTGGCCGCACTGGCGGGCATGCTGAGCCTGCCCCTGCTCATCGTGTTACTGGTGGCCTTGCTGTATGCCCAGGTCGCCACCCATCCTGGCGTGGCAGGCGCATTGCGCGGCATGAGTGCCGTGACTGCCGGCATGATCATTGCCACCGCCCTCAAACTGGCACCCGCCCTCAACAACAATCCCTTAGGCTGGCGCAGCTGCTTACTGTTTAGTGCACTGTGCTTCGTCAGCATAGGCTGGCTGCGGATACCGCTGATCTATGTGCTGATCAGTTTAGGCGGCGCGGCCTGCTGTCTAGCATACCGAAAGCTAGGCGCATGA
- a CDS encoding methylglyoxal synthase, which yields MLQNSPSKPRALRIGLIANRSHQDAPDSALVQLLRGSRDAIAHLQPEWIVVGRTLDAIISHDLLSACGQHQRFPYGREGGLMKLVARVVDSDPLRAVDAVIYLIDPVDPSSVFPEAQALKRQCVIHKKPFLSTLASAREWLDLEAVANGAAANPALNASYALQHEGIALIAHDAMKERMLAMAEKHFALLDQFSHRYATGTTGGLLNQLAQKIKGEQAGRNWVQPFMSGPLGGDAQIAELVLDRKIRRILFLEDPHVARQHEADIQLLERAARTVSNFALVVSETGGADRWLELISKRMALAC from the coding sequence ATGCTGCAGAATTCTCCAAGTAAGCCACGCGCGCTGCGCATAGGTCTGATCGCCAATCGCTCACATCAAGATGCTCCGGACTCGGCTTTAGTGCAATTACTGCGCGGATCACGCGATGCGATCGCCCACTTGCAGCCAGAGTGGATCGTGGTGGGACGGACCTTAGATGCCATCATTTCTCACGATCTGCTATCTGCTTGCGGCCAACATCAGCGCTTCCCTTATGGTCGCGAAGGCGGCTTGATGAAACTGGTGGCAAGAGTGGTCGATAGCGATCCTTTGCGTGCAGTTGATGCGGTGATTTACCTGATCGATCCGGTCGATCCTTCTTCGGTGTTCCCGGAAGCGCAGGCGCTAAAACGTCAATGCGTGATCCACAAAAAGCCCTTCTTGTCGACCTTGGCCAGCGCCCGCGAATGGCTAGATTTAGAAGCCGTCGCCAACGGTGCTGCAGCAAACCCAGCATTAAACGCTAGCTACGCGCTACAGCACGAGGGTATCGCCCTGATCGCCCATGATGCAATGAAAGAACGCATGCTGGCGATGGCAGAAAAACACTTCGCTTTGTTAGACCAATTTTCCCATCGCTACGCCACCGGCACCACCGGCGGTTTACTGAATCAGCTGGCCCAAAAAATTAAGGGGGAACAGGCCGGACGCAATTGGGTACAGCCGTTTATGTCCGGCCCTTTGGGCGGCGATGCGCAAATTGCCGAACTGGTGTTAGATAGAAAAATCCGCCGCATCTTGTTTTTAGAAGATCCGCATGTGGCACGCCAGCATGAGGCCGATATCCAGTTACTCGAACGTGCCGCCCGCACCGTCAGCAATTTCGCGCTGGTCGTGAGCGAAACTGGCGGCGCAGATCGTTGGCTAGAACTAATCTCAAAACGCATGGCACTAGCTTGCTGA
- a CDS encoding PEP-CTERM sorting domain-containing protein (PEP-CTERM proteins occur, often in large numbers, in the proteomes of bacteria that also encode an exosortase, a predicted intramembrane cysteine proteinase. The presence of a PEP-CTERM domain at a protein's C-terminus predicts cleavage within the sorting domain, followed by covalent anchoring to some some component of the (usually Gram-negative) cell surface. Many PEP-CTERM proteins exhibit an unusual sequence composition that includes large numbers of potential glycosylation sites. Expression of one such protein has been shown restore the ability of a bacterium to form floc, a type of biofilm.) has protein sequence MKSIFRSQLAIFILGFMAMATALSSVAAPITRNFDELGAPVDCCFGSGAYNVVSYPDLTVSSGASAVVMNSSGWSNMQTSGLNLYGTLDGYIDLTFSSLVNSLNFDIINGTSPFTFTASFFDIFDNLIEVDLMGLNSFGTAGSVGHIAGSVGNIAKVRISGNEDFAIDTISFEIARSEVPEPASLALFALGLLSCVGMLMLQARRRQQRY, from the coding sequence ATGAAGTCGATATTCCGTTCACAGCTAGCCATCTTCATCCTCGGTTTTATGGCAATGGCGACCGCGCTTTCTAGCGTCGCGGCACCGATTACGCGCAATTTTGATGAGCTAGGTGCACCCGTCGATTGTTGTTTTGGCAGTGGCGCATACAATGTGGTCAGCTATCCGGATCTGACCGTGAGTTCAGGAGCTAGCGCGGTGGTGATGAATTCATCTGGCTGGTCGAACATGCAAACCTCGGGCTTAAATTTATATGGCACTTTAGATGGCTATATCGACCTCACTTTCTCTAGCCTGGTGAATAGTCTCAATTTTGACATCATCAATGGCACCAGCCCGTTTACTTTCACCGCCAGTTTTTTCGACATTTTCGACAATCTGATCGAAGTCGATTTAATGGGTTTAAATAGTTTCGGGACAGCGGGATCGGTAGGGCATATCGCCGGCAGCGTGGGCAATATCGCGAAAGTCAGAATTTCAGGAAATGAAGATTTCGCCATCGACACGATTAGTTTTGAAATAGCCAGGAGCGAAGTACCAGAACCGGCTAGCCTGGCCTTATTCGCCTTAGGCTTACTCAGTTGCGTAGGCATGCTGATGCTGCAAGCCAGACGACGCCAGCAGCGTTATTAA
- a CDS encoding HD-GYP domain-containing protein yields the protein MSQSSRSLCQALRISVDDLRVGMFVAELDRPWTQTPFMLQGFLLTEVLDLQSLQAMVKELVIDPLRSNPKSLLHLHWESLHVPVELESAADAAFVPETRVFVSHLPAPESASLWQKIASWRHNAETKPGQLRRPKNNVFDRHTGSTHGAQARVQPKPYYLRYDPTPDSVAAANARLKKPGRSSRFQPSSTFEFSQVLQTLFPRDAVFAKLDWLEHWRNWQEQREKDKRVQRGQNIRKQIFRPRKRAYIPKTMHLVVYKDHSTLQQEVVYARTAIEKADCLLKKLSEEITSDRNIALVEVAPTVELLTESVISNPSALMWLLRMRSENSETYAHGLKVAIYMMTLGRQLGFSRQQLTELGFVGLLLDIGKLELPDSLWSKPDKFSADEHSMMQTHVNAAVNMLSADRAMNQNILLGISEHHERLDGSGYPQGISGAGISLFGRISAIADSFAAMTSERPYDVTRSSFDAMKELFKEAGTKLHAPLVEEFVQAIGVFPVGSMIELSSGEVAIVLEHNKVRRLEPKVLLLTAADKSILDKPALCDLMRQKIDAENRRKKILRGLPDGAYGLVYRDFYRAS from the coding sequence ATGAGTCAATCTAGCCGCTCGCTCTGTCAAGCCTTACGCATAAGTGTGGATGATTTAAGAGTTGGCATGTTCGTTGCAGAATTAGACCGGCCGTGGACTCAAACGCCCTTCATGCTGCAAGGTTTTCTATTGACCGAAGTGCTGGATTTGCAATCGCTGCAAGCCATGGTCAAAGAATTAGTCATCGATCCACTGCGTAGTAATCCCAAGTCTTTACTACATCTGCATTGGGAATCTCTGCATGTGCCGGTAGAGCTGGAAAGCGCGGCAGATGCCGCCTTCGTACCAGAAACCAGGGTTTTCGTCTCTCATTTGCCGGCGCCAGAGTCGGCCTCACTATGGCAAAAAATCGCCAGCTGGCGCCACAACGCTGAGACTAAGCCTGGCCAGTTACGACGCCCCAAAAATAATGTGTTCGATAGACACACTGGAAGTACCCATGGCGCTCAAGCAAGAGTCCAACCCAAACCCTATTATTTGCGCTACGACCCGACGCCCGACAGCGTCGCTGCGGCCAACGCGAGACTGAAAAAACCTGGTCGCTCATCGAGATTTCAACCATCCTCGACCTTCGAATTTAGTCAGGTACTGCAAACGCTTTTTCCGCGCGATGCTGTGTTTGCCAAACTAGACTGGTTAGAACATTGGAGAAATTGGCAAGAACAAAGGGAAAAAGATAAGCGGGTGCAGCGTGGTCAGAATATTCGCAAGCAAATATTTCGCCCGAGAAAACGCGCCTACATTCCAAAAACCATGCATTTGGTGGTCTACAAAGATCATTCTACGCTGCAGCAGGAAGTCGTATATGCCCGTACTGCAATCGAAAAAGCGGATTGCCTGCTCAAGAAATTATCCGAAGAAATTACCAGCGATCGCAACATCGCCCTGGTCGAAGTTGCGCCAACCGTAGAATTGCTGACCGAGAGTGTGATTTCCAACCCCTCAGCGCTGATGTGGTTATTGCGCATGCGCTCAGAAAATTCGGAAACCTACGCGCACGGCTTAAAAGTAGCCATCTACATGATGACCTTGGGACGCCAACTCGGATTTTCGCGCCAACAGTTGACCGAATTGGGATTTGTCGGTCTGCTGCTCGATATAGGAAAACTGGAGTTACCTGACAGTTTATGGAGCAAACCCGACAAATTCAGCGCAGACGAACATAGCATGATGCAAACCCATGTAAATGCTGCAGTGAATATGCTCAGTGCCGACCGGGCAATGAATCAGAATATTTTACTCGGCATTAGCGAGCATCATGAACGCCTCGATGGCAGTGGCTATCCGCAAGGCATATCAGGCGCTGGGATCAGCTTGTTTGGGCGAATTTCTGCGATTGCCGATAGTTTCGCGGCCATGACCTCGGAACGCCCGTACGACGTCACGCGCTCATCCTTTGACGCCATGAAAGAGTTATTCAAAGAAGCCGGCACTAAATTGCATGCACCGCTGGTAGAAGAATTTGTACAGGCTATCGGGGTTTTTCCGGTGGGTAGCATGATAGAACTATCCTCAGGTGAAGTGGCGATCGTGCTCGAACATAATAAAGTCAGACGACTGGAACCCAAGGTTTTACTCTTGACCGCGGCGGATAAAAGCATCTTAGATAAGCCTGCGTTATGCGACCTGATGCGACAAAAAATAGATGCAGAAAACCGACGTAAAAAAATTCTCCGTGGTTTGCCTGACGGCGCTTACGGTTTAGTGTATCGCGATTTTTATCGAGCCTCATGA
- a CDS encoding DMT family transporter produces MSHSAFLLVLLAGLIHALWNIAAKKAGGDVRFAGFTSLIMMLVWAPVGLYFGWDVVPDWGWLEWSFVGASGVLHVLYFITLLRGYRKADLTVVYPLARGFGPLISSGAALLFLGERMSLIGALGVIAVVGGVFLIAGGPRLFRQLKDQTQQLRLRKGIYYGLLTGLFIASYTVLDGYAVKVILISPILVDYFGNFIRLALLLPALLRDKQATLTSWRLEWKYALIVGTISPISYVLVLYAMQSAPLSHVAPAREVSMLFAALIGGHLLGEGDRLQRLIGALCIATGVIALGNF; encoded by the coding sequence ATGTCCCATTCCGCCTTTCTGCTCGTCCTGCTCGCCGGTTTAATTCACGCACTATGGAATATCGCGGCCAAAAAAGCTGGTGGCGATGTGCGCTTTGCTGGTTTCACCAGCCTCATCATGATGCTGGTCTGGGCCCCAGTTGGCCTGTATTTCGGCTGGGATGTCGTGCCCGATTGGGGCTGGCTGGAATGGAGTTTTGTCGGCGCCAGCGGGGTTTTGCATGTGCTGTATTTCATCACCCTGTTGCGTGGTTACCGCAAGGCCGACCTGACCGTGGTGTATCCGCTGGCGCGTGGCTTCGGCCCTTTGATCTCATCCGGTGCGGCGCTACTTTTTTTAGGCGAGCGTATGTCACTGATCGGCGCGCTAGGCGTGATTGCGGTGGTCGGTGGCGTGTTTCTGATTGCTGGCGGTCCGCGTTTATTTCGCCAACTTAAGGATCAGACCCAACAGCTGCGCCTGCGCAAGGGTATTTATTACGGTCTGTTGACCGGCTTGTTTATCGCCAGCTATACCGTGCTCGATGGCTATGCCGTCAAAGTCATCCTGATCTCGCCTATTCTGGTCGACTACTTCGGCAACTTCATCCGTCTGGCGCTGCTGCTGCCAGCCCTGCTGCGCGATAAGCAAGCGACGCTGACCTCCTGGCGGCTGGAATGGAAATACGCCCTGATCGTCGGCACCATCAGCCCTATCTCCTACGTGCTGGTGCTATACGCTATGCAAAGCGCACCACTGAGCCATGTCGCACCCGCGCGCGAAGTCTCCATGCTATTCGCCGCCCTGATCGGCGGCCACTTACTAGGTGAAGGCGACAGACTACAACGCCTCATCGGTGCGCTCTGCATCGCGACAGGTGTGATCGCGTTGGGGAATTTTTAG
- a CDS encoding 1-aminocyclopropane-1-carboxylate deaminase/D-cysteine desulfhydrase gives MQLFQDIQHFSPLQVFKSRFFPGIQLWVKRDDLLHPMVSGNKFRKLKYPLLALQGCSPSLVTMGGAWSNHLHATAHAANLAGYPAQALVRGYAQDQGQNSATLDDCRALGMQIQFVSRDTYRHLRADPDAWRSHVSGLREPHVWLPEGGSDPAALPGVAELVAELVSDLGQTPDTVLVACGTGATLAGILAGMQGNGRVLGVAAIKNAEYLHAEIASLLQRAGYPSYQNYELLGDFHHGGYAKAPPALRQFCAELTAETGLPLEPVYTGKMFYALHQLVMAGKFRAGENVVAIHTGGLQGARGFDTDTR, from the coding sequence ATGCAATTATTTCAGGATATTCAGCATTTTTCCCCCTTGCAAGTGTTTAAAAGCCGCTTTTTCCCTGGAATACAGTTGTGGGTCAAGCGGGATGATCTCTTGCATCCCATGGTCTCGGGAAATAAATTTCGCAAGCTCAAATACCCGTTACTCGCCTTGCAAGGCTGTTCGCCTAGTCTGGTGACCATGGGGGGCGCCTGGTCGAATCACCTGCACGCCACTGCGCATGCGGCTAACTTGGCCGGCTATCCAGCGCAAGCTCTGGTACGTGGCTATGCTCAGGATCAAGGCCAGAACAGCGCGACGCTGGACGATTGCCGGGCGTTAGGGATGCAAATACAGTTCGTATCGCGCGACACGTATCGACACTTGCGCGCCGACCCCGATGCCTGGCGCTCGCACGTCAGCGGCCTGCGCGAGCCGCATGTCTGGTTGCCGGAAGGCGGTAGTGACCCGGCAGCATTGCCGGGCGTGGCTGAACTGGTGGCTGAGCTCGTCAGCGATTTAGGCCAGACTCCCGATACGGTGCTGGTGGCCTGCGGTACTGGCGCTACTTTGGCCGGCATACTGGCTGGAATGCAGGGAAATGGCCGGGTGTTGGGAGTGGCGGCGATCAAAAATGCAGAATATTTACATGCGGAAATTGCCAGCTTATTGCAGCGTGCCGGCTACCCATCGTATCAAAATTACGAATTATTAGGTGATTTTCATCATGGCGGTTATGCCAAGGCACCGCCAGCATTGCGCCAGTTCTGCGCCGAACTTACCGCCGAGACTGGGCTTCCGCTCGAACCTGTTTACACGGGGAAAATGTTTTATGCCTTACATCAATTAGTTATGGCAGGAAAATTTCGAGCGGGCGAAAATGTTGTGGCGATACACACAGGCGGGCTCCAGGGCGCGCGCGGCTTTGATACAGATACCCGGTAG
- a CDS encoding chromate transporter: MSAVASSLQVAQQLSLQWQDWLHLFMHYMMLSLLSIGGAISTLPDMHRYLVDQQHWLTDAQFNSSVAIAQAAPGPNVLFVALMGWNVGLNTGSIWAGLLGVLATMGGILIPSTTLTFVAARWGHQNRELRAVRAFKLGMAPIVIGLLLATGWIMASAHQTLRQDWPIWLLTASCAVIVWRTKMHLLWLLAAGATLGWFGWI, from the coding sequence ATGAGCGCGGTGGCCAGCAGCTTGCAGGTGGCGCAGCAACTCAGTCTGCAATGGCAGGATTGGCTGCATCTTTTTATGCACTACATGATGCTGTCGCTACTATCTATCGGCGGCGCCATTTCTACTCTGCCCGACATGCACCGCTATCTGGTCGATCAACAGCACTGGCTCACTGATGCGCAATTTAATTCTTCGGTGGCGATTGCGCAGGCGGCACCTGGGCCGAATGTCTTATTCGTTGCCTTGATGGGCTGGAACGTCGGGCTCAACACCGGTAGCATCTGGGCCGGTTTACTAGGCGTGCTGGCCACCATGGGCGGCATCCTCATCCCCAGCACCACGCTGACCTTTGTAGCGGCGCGTTGGGGCCACCAAAACCGCGAACTGCGCGCAGTACGCGCTTTCAAACTCGGCATGGCGCCTATCGTCATCGGACTGTTACTGGCGACCGGCTGGATCATGGCCAGCGCGCATCAAACACTGCGCCAGGACTGGCCGATCTGGCTACTCACCGCAAGCTGCGCCGTAATCGTCTGGCGCACCAAAATGCATTTGCTATGGTTGCTGGCAGCCGGTGCCACACTGGGCTGGTTCGGCTGGATTTAA
- a CDS encoding GGDEF domain-containing protein: MPRNTKQSVPYAQQQLTLAIAQLKQGGPREEILPMLETVLSQLQTLATHDSLTGALNRRALLAKLEFELERSLRTGHSFSFAVIGIDHLPEIMEQFGQDATKHILQMVTAQANTMLRTLDSFGRVAATEFAIVMPTTWLDQSLKAIARLQARITEVDWSNTVPGRNISFCTGLTANAPGDSADKMLARASEALKKAKALGAGQIAQIEADLPSYDANASE, from the coding sequence ATGCCTCGTAACACCAAGCAATCGGTTCCCTATGCCCAACAGCAACTCACGCTAGCGATCGCTCAGCTGAAGCAAGGCGGCCCGCGCGAAGAGATTTTGCCTATGCTAGAGACGGTCTTGTCGCAATTGCAGACGCTCGCCACCCACGACTCTTTGACGGGCGCGTTGAATCGACGCGCCCTACTAGCCAAGCTGGAGTTCGAGTTAGAACGCTCACTACGCACCGGTCATAGCTTTAGCTTTGCGGTCATCGGCATCGACCATTTACCCGAGATCATGGAGCAATTTGGTCAGGACGCGACTAAGCACATCCTGCAAATGGTGACGGCACAAGCCAATACCATGTTGCGCACTTTAGACTCTTTCGGTAGGGTTGCCGCCACCGAATTTGCCATCGTCATGCCCACCACCTGGCTAGATCAAAGCCTTAAAGCGATCGCGCGCCTGCAAGCGCGCATTACGGAGGTCGACTGGAGCAACACCGTGCCAGGCCGAAATATCAGCTTTTGTACAGGACTCACCGCCAACGCGCCCGGTGATAGCGCTGATAAAATGTTGGCACGCGCCTCGGAGGCACTCAAGAAAGCCAAAGCCCTAGGCGCAGGACAGATTGCGCAAATCGAGGCGGATTTACCTAGCTACGATGCAAATGCCAGCGAATAA
- a CDS encoding phage regulatory CII family protein — protein sequence MTRRYSDMNQHDALYKVARAYPGGLEALALRMQISVNVLRNKLAPGIETHYPSFEELSMIVEHCHQAGVKDALLPLHALLGRHGMAAFRVPEPDQISKDDLSQTVCRVMSQVGSVAEAVSDALMDGVISVAEADLIEKEFLGALTALGEWRARIRIHHLGEDEE from the coding sequence ATGACACGCAGATACTCGGATATGAATCAGCATGATGCTCTGTATAAAGTGGCGCGCGCCTATCCCGGCGGACTAGAGGCATTAGCACTACGCATGCAAATTTCGGTCAACGTCTTACGCAATAAATTAGCCCCCGGCATCGAGACCCACTACCCCTCGTTTGAAGAACTTTCGATGATCGTTGAACATTGTCATCAGGCTGGTGTTAAGGATGCTTTATTACCGCTGCATGCGCTGCTGGGACGGCATGGCATGGCGGCTTTCCGTGTGCCGGAACCGGATCAAATTAGTAAAGACGATTTGTCGCAAACCGTGTGCCGCGTGATGAGTCAGGTCGGCAGTGTGGCCGAGGCTGTGTCAGATGCCTTGATGGATGGTGTCATCAGCGTGGCCGAGGCCGATCTGATCGAAAAAGAATTTCTCGGAGCCTTGACCGCATTGGGCGAATGGCGTGCCCGTATTCGCATCCATCACTTAGGCGAAGACGAAGAGTAG
- a CDS encoding nucleotidyltransferase domain-containing protein codes for MGIYSDALFSKTQQRVLTVLFGQPDRSFYANEIITLADSGSGAVQRELARLEAASLITAQKIGNQKHYQANHEAPIFAELRGIVLKTFGVADVLRTALQALWPQIELAFVYGSIAKGSEHAGSDIDLMVVGELASNAQLLTALQSAQTQLGRVINPTLYSHDEFKQRVSEGRSFIMRVLEQPKIFVKGVEHDIARISAISQPGTDK; via the coding sequence ATGGGTATTTATTCAGATGCATTATTTTCTAAAACACAACAGCGAGTCCTGACGGTCTTATTTGGCCAGCCGGATCGCTCGTTCTATGCGAACGAAATCATCACCTTGGCCGACTCGGGGTCAGGTGCGGTACAGCGCGAATTAGCGCGTCTCGAAGCCGCAAGCTTGATCACCGCACAAAAAATCGGCAATCAAAAACACTACCAAGCCAATCACGAGGCACCCATCTTCGCTGAGTTACGCGGCATCGTCTTAAAAACCTTTGGTGTCGCCGATGTACTGCGCACCGCTTTGCAAGCGCTATGGCCGCAAATAGAATTGGCATTCGTCTATGGATCAATAGCAAAAGGCAGCGAACATGCAGGCAGTGATATTGATTTAATGGTAGTGGGCGAATTGGCTAGCAACGCGCAACTGCTGACAGCCTTACAGTCTGCCCAGACCCAACTCGGGCGAGTCATTAATCCCACGCTGTATTCTCACGATGAATTCAAGCAACGCGTTAGCGAAGGCAGATCATTCATCATGCGCGTACTAGAACAGCCCAAAATTTTTGTGAAAGGAGTAGAGCATGACATTGCCCGAATCAGCGCAATTAGCCAACCTGGCACGGATAAATAA
- a CDS encoding bifunctional diguanylate cyclase/phosphodiesterase: MPTLSPSSNCEFSTLDAFIAALEDEIRGASASASVAVLAVSLRRSERIAALLMADYALQTRQEFLKQIQPLLRSKDKYVFVNEDECWFMLPQLASEALGILAVHRLLNALNTPFKIETQTIFFNPTVGIACAPMHGLSAMAILRAADAAQKNARRDNHKFLLAESQQDLSNLPQDLLSAIEEVLDSNRLEMRYQPKVDVRTKTVVSVEALVRWPADHALALATTVLIDTVERCGLIELLTMRVFNQVLAQHVAWRAAGMNMLVWVNLSARLLSHEQLPKILERALSIWNVPASSIGLEITESALIHDIEHTTNLLFELKNLGFHLSIDDFGTGYSSLAYLRRFPIDELKIDRMFIHGMTESSADKQIVQSIIGLGHNFGLPVVAEGVEEAHTLAALEAMGCDQIQGYFFAKPMPGEALIEWCRNFHGK; the protein is encoded by the coding sequence ATGCCTACTCTCTCTCCCTCTAGCAACTGCGAATTTTCTACTCTGGATGCTTTCATTGCTGCGCTTGAAGACGAAATACGAGGCGCCAGCGCTAGCGCATCGGTCGCGGTATTGGCCGTATCACTGCGTCGTAGCGAGCGGATTGCGGCCTTGTTAATGGCCGACTATGCGCTGCAAACGCGCCAGGAATTTCTAAAGCAGATACAGCCGCTGTTACGCAGCAAAGATAAATATGTCTTCGTCAATGAAGATGAATGCTGGTTTATGTTGCCGCAGTTAGCCTCAGAAGCCTTAGGCATACTCGCCGTCCATCGTTTACTCAATGCCTTAAACACGCCCTTCAAGATTGAGACCCAAACCATATTTTTTAATCCCACGGTAGGAATAGCCTGCGCTCCCATGCACGGGCTATCAGCCATGGCAATACTGCGTGCTGCCGATGCTGCGCAGAAAAATGCCCGTAGAGATAACCACAAATTTCTGTTGGCCGAATCCCAGCAAGACCTGAGCAACTTGCCGCAAGATCTACTCAGCGCGATAGAAGAAGTATTAGACAGCAACCGGCTGGAGATGCGTTATCAGCCTAAGGTCGATGTACGCACGAAAACCGTGGTGTCGGTCGAAGCTTTAGTACGCTGGCCGGCCGATCATGCGCTGGCGCTGGCGACCACGGTCTTGATTGATACCGTAGAGCGCTGCGGACTTATAGAGTTACTCACCATGCGCGTGTTCAATCAGGTGCTGGCACAACACGTGGCATGGCGCGCTGCAGGAATGAACATGCTGGTCTGGGTAAATCTTTCGGCGCGCTTACTCAGCCACGAGCAATTACCCAAAATTCTGGAACGCGCGCTGAGTATCTGGAATGTACCGGCTAGCAGTATCGGTTTAGAAATCACCGAGAGCGCGCTGATCCACGATATTGAGCACACCACCAATCTACTGTTCGAATTAAAAAACCTGGGCTTTCATTTATCCATCGATGATTTTGGCACCGGTTATTCTTCGCTGGCTTATTTGCGACGCTTCCCTATCGATGAATTAAAAATCGATAGGATGTTTATTCATGGCATGACCGAGTCTAGCGCCGATAAGCAAATCGTCCAGAGTATCATCGGTCTGGGTCATAATTTTGGTCTGCCGGTGGTCGCCGAAGGGGTAGAAGAAGCACATACTTTGGCAGCGCTAGAAGCGATGGGCTGCGATCAGATTCAGGGCTATTTTTTCGCCAAACCTATGCCGGGCGAGGCATTAATAGAATGGTGCCGCAATTTTCATGGCAAGTAA